Sequence from the Burkholderia stabilis genome:
CCGCCGCGGCCCTGCACGTCGATGACGACGGTATCCGACGACGCCATGAACGACCCCGGCAGGAAGCCGAACTTGCCGGTCGGGAAGCCCGGCATGTTGTGCATCGCGAAGATCGCATCGCACGGGAACAGCTCGAACAACCCTTCGTCGAGCATCTTCTTCGCGCCCCCGAGCCCTTCTTCGGCCGGCTGGAAAATCAGGTTCAGCGTGCCGGAGAAGCGGCGCTCGCGTGCGAGATGCTTGGCGGCCGCGAGCAGCATCGCCGTATGGCCGTCGTGGCCGCACGCGTGCATCTTGCCGGCGATCGTGCTCTGGTACGGCAAGCCCGTCGACTCGTGGATCGGCAGCGCGTCCATGTCGGCGCGCAGGCCGAGGCGCTGCGTGCCGTTGCCCACCTTCAACTGGGCGACGACGCCCGTGCCGCCGAGCCCGCGATGCACCGTGTAGCCCCACGACTGCAACTGCTCTGCGACGAGGTCGCTCGTCGCGAATTCCTCGAAGCCCAGTTCGGGATGGGCGTGGATGCGGTGCCGGATCTCGATCATTTCGTCGGCGAGGCCTGGGGGATCACGCTGTGCGTCACGGTGTCGTCTCCTGTGGTTCTATGGGGGATGTGCAGGCAAGGATAGTCGGTTGGACGGCAACCGGGCAGACGGAAAGTCGTTACGGTAGCAACTCATGGTTGCCATATCAGGTTCGGTGCGCGGGAAGCGCAACCTGGCCATCCGGACGACTGCCGCACATGATTCGAACCCGGGAAACTGTGCGGATCGTCTCGATTTTCCGTGCATAAGGGCCCGATGATGAGCGTCCAGGTTGCTTAAATAATTTATAAACCTCAATGGGTTGGAGGAATTTGTTCACTTTTTGACTCATGTACATTTTTTGTGTACGCTAAGAATCAAGTGAACAAGCGATCTTCTCCGATGCCCGAGAACGCCACCCTCCCGATGTCGGAACAGCAGGTGCTCGACGAAGCCTGCGCCGCGTTCGCACGCGCGACCCGTCGCTTCCGCGCGCGGCCCGTGCGCGTGCCGGCCGCTTACAACGCGCATGCCGACGCGATGATCCGCTTCGACGTTGCCGGGCAGGCATTCGAGATGCCGGCCGCCGTGAGCCTGCGCGTCGACTCGCTGCAGGACGCGCTTGCGGCATTGCGCCGCCGCGGCGGCGGCACCGCGATGCCGGGCGAGCGGCCGCTGATGCTGGTCGCGCCGTATCTTTCGACCGAACTGGCCGCTGGCCTGACCGACCAGGCTATTCCGTTTCTCGACACCGCCGGCAACGCATGCCTGATTCAACCGGAGGCCACCGTGATGATTGCGGGTCGGCCCAGGCCCGCACGCATGCCGCGCCGGCAGGCGTCGCGCGCGACGACGCCGAAGGGGCTCGCAGTGATGTTCGCGCTCGCCACGCAGCCGGGCCTCGTCGCACAGCCGTACCGGGCGATTGCCGCCGCGTCGGGCGTCGCGCTCGGCACGGTCAATCTCGCGATGGACGATCTGATCGAGCGCGGCCTCGTCGGGCAGCGGCGCAACGGCGAGCGCCTGATTCCCGACTGGCCGCGTTTCGTGCAGGAATGGGTCGCGCTGTACCCGAGCCGCTTGCGCGCGAAACTGCCGAGCCGCCGGTTTGCCAGCCTCGCGCCCGGCTGGTGGCGCGGTTTCGATTTCGCATCCTTCGATGCGCGGCTCGGTGGCGAGCCGGCGGCCGACCTGCTGACCCACGACCTGAAGCCGGCCGCGATCACCGTCTATACGCACGGCGCGGTGTCGAACCGCCTGCTGCTGCAGGCCCGCCTGCGTCCGGACGCGCGCGGCGACGTCGAAATCCTCGAAGCGTTCTGGCCGCACACGCCTGCGCTCGACTGGCGCGAGCAGGATGTGCCGCTCGTGCCGCCGCTCCTGATCTATGCGGATCTCGTCTCGTCCGGGGACAGCCGCAATCTTGCCGCCGCCGAACAGATTCATGACCGATACCTTGCCCATCCTCCCGCTTGAAGTCGATGAGCGCCGGCCGCTCGAGCCGGCGGCGGTCGCACTGCTGCAAGCGGTCGGCACGGCCTGCGCGCGCCTCGACGCGGCCTTCGTCGTCGCCGGCGCAACCGCGCGCGACATCCTGATGTGGCATGTGCACGGCATCCGGCCGATGCGCGCGACGCGGGACGTCGACGTCGCGGTGTGCGCGGTGAGCTGGCCGTTCCACGAACGGCTCGTCGATGCGCTCGTCGCGACCGGGCAATTCACGCGCGCGCCGAAGCAGCAGCAGAAACTGCTGTTCGATAGCGGAACGCGTGGTTTTCGCACGGAGCTCGACCTCGTGCCGTTCGGGCCACTCGAAACCCCGCCGGGCGAAATTGCGTGGCCGCCGGCCGGCGAATTCGTGCTGAACGTGTTGGGGTTCCAGGAGGCGGTGGACACGGCACAGCCGGTGTCGGTCGATGCGCGCACCGTGGTGCCGGTGGCCAGCCTGCCGGCGCTCGCGCTGCTGAAGTTGCTCGCCTGGAAGGACCGGCGCGCGCGCCAGAACAGCGACGCGTACGACCTGCTGTTTTTACTGCGGAATTTTCACGACGCGGGAAATCGCGAACGCGTCTGGGAAGTCGCGCCCGACCTGCTCGAGGCACATGCGTTCCAGCCGGGCCTCGCCGCCGCCGCGCTGCTCGCGCGAGACGCGAAACGGATTGCTTCGCCGCACACGCGCGACGCCGTACGCGCGCTGCTATCGGACGAAGCGACTTACGCGGCGCTCGGCCAGGATCTGCTGGCACGCGCGTTCGCACTGCTGCCGGGCGAGTTCAGCGACGACGCCGACCGGTATCTCGACGCGTTCCGCAACGCTTTCCTCGTTGATCCGCCTGCCCCGCGCGCATGACGCGCCGCTGTCGCACGGCAGCGCCCTCGGGTTTTCGCCGCGTGACGTTCAGGCTGCCCAGTCTTCGAGCAGCAACCCGGCGACACGGCCGAATTCGCGACCGTTGTTCGTGACGAGCACCGCGCCGGCCGCGATCGCATGCCCGGCGATCGACGCATCGTTCGCACCGATTGGTGTGCCGCGCGCGGCGAGATCGGAGCGAATCACGGCCGTTGCATCGACGGCCGCCGTATCCCACGACAACACGCCATCCAGCCGCGAGACAAAGGCCGTCACCAGTTCCGCATGCTTCGGCGACGCCTTCCTGCCGACCGCGCCGAACCGCATCTCGGCATAGGTGATCGCCGATACGACGATCCGGTGCTGCGCATTGACGCACGATTGCAATTGAGACAGCACCACAGGCGGCCGTTCGCGCATGATGAACGAACAGATGTTCGTATCGAGCATGTAGAGCGTCGTCACTGGCCGGACTCCGTCGGCGCGGCGTCGCCGCCGGACAGGTCGAAGCGGCCGGACTCGATGACGGCCGGGCGTTCGGCGAGGAAGTCGGTGTCGGCCAGCGGTTCGCTCGCGAACGAGAGCCACGTGGGGCGCACCGGGCGCAGCAGCAGCGTGTCGCCCTCGCGGCGAATCTCGAGTTCCGTCACACCCTCGAACTCCATGTCCTTCGGGATGCGGATTGCCTGGTTACGGGCGTTCTTGAAAATCGAAACGGTGCGCATGAACCACTCCACGGGAGTACGATGCGCCCATTCTAGGCATATGCCGGCATATGTCAATATTGGGGTGCGCGAATCGGGTGTCGCATCCCATGTCGTTACGGGTGTTTTTGCCATGTCGTCGTGCCTGCCGTCGATGAAGAACGTGATCCATTCTTCACCAGGCAGGCCGCGCCGACCATATCCCGAACGGCCGATGCCAGCCGTTCGTGGCGCCGCGCCCGCCCCGTCACGGCAACCGGAAAGTGTCGAAGAATGTATCGCGCTCGATCACGGTCAGCGCCGCGCGCTTGTGCGGAAAATCGAATTCCTTGAGCGTGTAGAACCCGAGCCGGTGCATGTACGCGATGTGCCGCACGTGATCGACGCGCGGCTCGCCGACCAGCCGCTGCGTGCGCGATTCGTCGACGAACATGTAGTGCAGCACCCCGCTCCACCACGCATGCAGCTTGCCGGCGCTCTGGAAGCGCGAGTCGCCGATCAGCAGGTGCAGCCCGCGATCGTAGTCGTGCGCATCGTAGAACGGCGCGAGACGGTCTTCCTTCGCCCAGTAGAACTCGAAATAACCGAACGGCTTGTCGTCGAAATAGCCGATCATCGGGTGCATGTGCGGATCGGCGAGCCGTTCGGTGAGATATGCCGCATGTTCGTCGCGCGTGCCGCGCTGGTCCCAGAAATGCGCGACGCGATCGAGGTTCATCCAGCCGCTGAACAGGTCCGCGTGCGCGTCGACGTCGACGGTGCGCAGGCTGAACGTCATCCCGACCTGCGGCATGTAGCGCGCGTAGATCTCGCCGGCCGGCGACGGCGGCCGCACCGGGTGCCGGTGGCCGTTCGTGATCGCGTAGCGCAGCGGCATCCCGCCCGACGCGGGCGCCTTCAGCCACGGCCGCGGGTTCTGCCAGAACGTCGTGCGCGACACGGTGAGGCGCAGCATGTCCCCGGCCGCCTGCGCGCCGTCGATCACGCCCTCGCGCACCGCGCGCGCAACATACGATGCAACGGCCGCCGGATCGGCGCCGGCGAGCGGCACCGAGACCGTCGCCGCATCGTGCCGCGTGTCGGTGTTGAACAGTGCGACGAACGCCGCGAGCAGCGCGTCCGTCGAATCGTCGGGCCGCCATGCGTCGAGCGTGTGCTCGGCGACCGGCGCCGCCTGCCCGTGCGCGGCGCCGTCGAGTGCGGCGGCCACTTCGCCTTCGACGGCGTCAGCGGCGCCGGCCGGTTTCGTCAGCGTGTCTTCCATTACAGTGCTCCCGCGTCGTGGCGATCGGCGAGGACGTGCAGCCCCTGCTCGAGCGCCGGAAACAGGCTGCGCTGGAAGTTGTTCCAGCGCAGCTCGAGAATCGTGTCGTCCGGTGCGATCGGCGTGTCGAGCACGTCGCAGATCACCTCGCCGGAATCGATGCCGTTGTCGACGTAGTGGAACGATGCGCCCGTCATCGTCACGGGTTCGACGGACGACGTCGCGCCGCTCGCCCAGTCGACGCGTTCGCCGCGCGCGCCGTGCAGCGCGTCGAGCGTCGCCCACGCGCCGCGCCGCTGGTACGGCGAATCGTCGGCGGTGATGCCCGGGTGAATGTTCGCGATGCGCCGGTGAAAGCGTGCACCGGGCCGCACGAGTTCGTCGAGGATCACGAGCAGCCCGTCGAGCACGACGATCTCCGCATCGAGTTCGAGCAGGCGCTCGAGCAGGCGGCGCTCGAATGCCTGTTTGCCGGCCACGCGCTCGCGCGCGTCGCGCGGCAGCCGCCGGTACGTCGACGGAATCGAGCAGAACAACTCGTCGACCGGCCGGCCCTGCACCGTCAACCCGTCCGGCAGGATCCACGGGCGGCCCGGCGTGCGCGCGAACCCGTAATCGGCAACTTTTGCACGGTCGGCCGGCGAGCCCTCGTCGTCGTCGACGATCACGCCCTTGAGCGTGTAGCGCTCGCCGAGCGGCGAGTCGTTCAGCCGCTCGACGAGGAATTCGAGCGGGGCCTTCATGTAGCGCGTACCGCCCTGATAAGCGACCGGCTGGCCGGCGCGATCGGCCGCGCCGTTGCGCAGCGACTGGATGTAGACGAGATTTTTCTTCGGCATGGATGCGTCGTGGAAAAGCGGACGAAGGCGCCGCGGCCGGCCCGCGCCGGCCACGAAGGCCGGCCGGCGAGCCGCGGCGCGCGACGTCACCAGTTGTATTTCGCGGTCGCGATCACCGTGCGGTCGGTGCCGAACACGCAGACGTTGTACGACTGGCAACCGCTGATGTAGTGGCGGTTGGCCAGGTTCGTCCCGTTCACGGCGAAGCGCCAGTTACGCGTGTCGTAATGCACGCCCGCGTCGAACAGCGTGACGCTCGATACCGTCAGCGAGTTGTCGGCCGCACCGGCCGACGCGCTCTGGTACCGAACGCCGCCGCCGAGGCCAAAGCCCGCGAGCGGCCCCGTGTGCCACGTCCAGTCGGCCCACATCGACGCCATCTGGCGCGGACGCGGAATGTCGACCGGCCAGTTGTTCAGCGACACGTCGTTCGCCTTCACGTTCTTCACGTCCTGATAGACGTAAGACGCGATCAGCGACAGGTTCGGCGTGACCTTGCCGGTCGCACTCAGCTCGATGCCGCGCGAACGGATTTCACCGGTCTGCACCGACTTCGTGCCGGTATCGTCCTGGCTCGGCAGCGCCGGCGTGATCCCGTTGGTCTGGTTGATCTGGTAGATCGCCGCGTTCAGCATCAGGTTCTTGCCGGGCGGCTGCCAGCGCAGGCCGGCCTCGATCTGCTTGCCGCGCGTCGGCTGCGGCAGCCCGCCGCCGAGCAGGTTCACGCCGATCAGCGGATTGAACGACGTCGCGTAGCTGATGTACGGCGACAGCCCGTAGTCGCCCTGGTACGTCAGGCCGACGCGACCGGTGAACGCCGTCACGTTCGCCTTCGTCGACGTGCCTCCCGCTCGGTCGTCCTGCCGCATGTTGACCCAGTCCTCGCGGCCGCCGAGCGTCAGCGTCCAGCGGTTCCACTTGATCTGGTCCTGCGCGTACAGGCCGAACGTGTTCATCGCCGTGTACGTGTTGGTGCGGAACGTCGAGGCTGGATCGAAGACGGCCGTCGTGACCGGCAGGTAAACCGGGTTGTAGATGTTCAGCGGCGGCGCGGCGGCGAGCCATTCGCTGTCGGTCGCGGTCTGGCGGTTGTACTGGAAGCCGAGCAGCAACGTGTGCTGGAGCGGGCCGGTCGCGAAGCGGCCTTCCACGTTGTTGTCGATGTCGAAGCGGCTGTAGTTCATCTGGAACACGCCGGCCCAACGCGACACGTCGGTCGTGCTGCCATCGACGAAGCCGTTGCCGAACACCGACCCGTTGTCGAGCGACAGGTGCATCAGGCGCACGTTCTGCCGGAACGTCCACGCCTGCGTCAGGTTCCGCTCGAACTGGTAACCGACCGACCACTGCTTCTTGCGGTAGTAGTTGAAGTTCGGGTCGCCTTCGTACACGTCCTTGTTGATCTGCCCGTTCGGGTTCGGCAGCACCGTGCCCACCGCCGGCAAGAAGTTCGACGAGATGTCGCCCCAGTCCTGCAGGTACGTCGCGGACAGCGTCAGCGACGTATCCGCGTTCGGGCGCCAGCGGAACGACGGCGCGAGCGCGACGCGCTGGTCGTTGTTCGGGCCGGTCAGCGCATTGCCGTCGCGCGCGACGCCGACGAACCGGTACGCATACTTGCCGTCCGGGTCGAGCTTGTCGCCGACGTCGATCATGAACTGCTTGCGCGCGTAGTTGCCGATCTGCACGCCGGCCTCGCGCACGCGTTCGCCGTCGGCAAGCTTGGTCTGCACGTCGATGATCGCGCCCGGGTCGCCCGCGCCGTACAGCACCGAGGTCGGCCCGCGCAGCACGGAGATGCTGTCGATCATGTACGGATCGACGCGCCAGCTCGCGAGGTTGATCGTGTTCGGCACCTGCAGCCCGTTCACGTAGGCGGTCGGCGTGAAGCCGCGCAGCGCCGCGTACCAGTCGGAACGGTTGTCCGAACCGTACGACGAGAAGCCCGGCACGTAGCGCAGTGCCGCGTTCACGTCGGTTGCGCCGGTCATCTCGATCTGCTGCGCGGTGACGATGTTGATCGTCTGCGGGATCTCGTTGATCGGCGTGTCGGTCTTGGTGCCGGTGCGGCTGCGCTTCGCGACGAGCCCGACCGTGCCGTCTCCTGCCGAGGCCGCGTTGACGTTGATCGCCGGCAGCGTGCCATTTTGCGCGCTGGCCGACGCATTCGCCGCCGCGCCGTTCTGCGCACTGCTGGCCGACGCCGCGGCGCCTGCGTTCACGGCGGGCGCCGTCTGGGCGTATGCCTGCCCCGCCGCCGCACCGAACGCCACGCTTGCCGCGGCTGCGATCGCACGCAAACGCGTGCCTGTTGCCCACTCCATCTTTCTCTGCTCCACTTTTTTCATGCGGTCTCCGACCGCGCCTTTGTCAAAGAGCGAAAGCCATGCGGCCCGCGCTCACCCCGTTTTCTTGTCTTGCCCGGGCCGCGCCTTCGTCATGGGCGGGCGCGATCCCGTCTTCGAGCGACGCGCAGATTTCGTCCGCGCGGCGCGCCAGTACCGACAGCAGCGTGTCGGACAATCCGTGGCTGTCTTCGCAGCAGCCTTGCAGGTAGATGCGCGGTGCGAAATGCTCCGGCGTCGCGAGCAGGTAGTCGCGCGTGACGTCGCCGCGCGTGAGTGCGTCGCCCAGGTGCGGCGCGAGCCCTTCGAGCAGCGCCGAATGCGTGTCGCGGCGGTAGCCGGTCGCGAGCACGAGCGCGTCGAAACGCTCGACGCGCGTGTCGCCGCTCATCCGGTCGCGCAGCGTCAGCTCGATGCGGCCGTCGGCGGTACGCACCGCGGCCTCGATCGCGCTGTTCGCGAGCAGCGCGTGACGCGGCGTGCCGTCGATGCGCTGCAGGTACAGCATTTCGTAGATCTGCTCGATCAGCGGCCGGTCGACCACCGCGTAGTTCGTATCGCGATAGCGTTCGAGCAGCGCGCGGCGCGCGTCGTGCGGTTGCGCATAGACGACGTCGGTGAATTCCGGGCTGAAGATCTCGTTGACGAACGGGCTGTCGTCGGCCGGCTTCAGTGCGCCCGCGCGCATCACGAGGCTCGCGTCGACGTGCGGGAAACGGCGCGCGAGATCGATGAACACCTCGGCCGCACTCTGACCCGCGCCGATCACTGCGACGCGGCGGCGCTCGCCGTCCGGCGACGCGACGAGCCGGTCGATATCGGTGAGATACGACGACGAATGGATCACGCGGTCGCGGCCGAGCGCGGCGAAGGCGTCGGGGATCGCCGGCGTGCCGCCGACGCCGACCGACAGCGCGCGCGTGACGCGTTGGCGCTCGTGGCCGGTCGCGTCGCGCGACAGCACGCGCAGCGCGTCGATCCGCGCGCCGTCGCCGCGCACGGGTTCGATCGCCAGCACGGTTTCGCTGTAATGGACGCGATCGTCGAACGCATCGGCGACCCAGCTCAGGTAATCGTGGAATTCGACGCGCGTCGGATAGAAGTTCTTCAGGTTGACGAATTCGTTCAGGCGGCCGCGTTCGAACAGGTAGTTGATGAACGTGTAGCGGCTTTTCGGATCGCGCATCGTGACGAGATCCTTCAGAAACGAGATCTGCATCCGGCAGTCGTCGAGCAGCATCCCGCGATGCCAGCCGAATTCAGGCTGACGCTCGACGAAGCAATGGGCGAGCGTGCGCGCGCCGCTGCGTTCGGCGAGGCGCACGGCCAACGCCAGATTCGACGGCCCGAAGCCGACGCCGATCAGGTCGAATACGGTTTCTCTCTGCATGTCTCAGCTCCCTTGTCGGTGAATCCGGCCCGTCAGACGTGACGGCCGGAGAAGAACGTCTCGCGCAACGTGCGCATCCACAGCGGCTGCGCGTCGGCCAGCGCGAGACGGCGCTGCCGCGCGAAGCCATGCCGCGCGAGATGGTCGGCAACCCGCGTGTGGCCGGCCGGAACGGCACAGCCGACCGCTTCGGTACGCGGGTCGTCGAGAAACAGGTAATGAACGACGCACGGCAGCCAGCCCGCGACGCAATGCGGGCCGCGCCAGCGCGACTCGCCGACCAGCATCCGCAGGCCGCGGTCGTAGTCGCGCGCCGCGACGTGCGGCGCGAGTGCGTCTTCCTTCAGCCAGAACGCCTCGAAATACGCGAACGGCTCGCCGTCGAAGCAGCCGACGAGCGGCGTGACGTGAGGATCGGCGTCGGGTGCTGCGCCGTCAGCGCCGGGCTGCGCGCCCGGCCAGCCGTCGCGCACGCGCGGCGCGTCGAACCAGCGCGCGACGCGCTCGGCGTCATCGCCCGGCTGCCAGCCGCGCAACGTGAAGCGCACGCCGAGCGCCGGCAGGTCGCGCGCATAGACGTCGCCGCGCGGCGCGGGCGGCCGGCGCGGATGACGCCGGCCGTCGGTCAGCATCGGCAGCGTCGCGCACGGCAGGTGCGTGCCGACGAGCCACATGTCGGCCTGCTGCGCCCAGCCATCGCGCATGCAGCGGCCGCCGTCGGCGAGCACGCCGCTCGCGCGCAGCGCATCGAGCGCCACTGCCGGCCACGCGGCCGGGTCGAGCCGGATCACCGCGTGGTGCGCGCCGTCCGAAAACGCGGCGGCGAGCGCGGCCAGCAGCGCGCGCCGCTGGTCGGCAGCCGCCGCGCGGTGGTTGTACGCAACGAGACGCAGCGTGCCGTCGTCGGCGAGTTGCGCGCGCAGCAATTGCGCGGAGATGCCGTCGCCCTGCGCGACGCGGATCTCCGTACCGTCGCGTGCGGCGACCAGGCCGTCCGCGAACGCGAGTCGGTAGGTATCGAGCATCGTGAATCCGTCCGGACGCACTTCAGCCAGCATGGCGTTCCTCCTGTCCCGTTTCCGCTTGTGCATCGAGCCGCGCGCCGAGCGCCGCGAGCGTCGGCCGCGCGAACACGTCGGCGACCGTCAGCGCGTGACCGGCGCGGCCGGCCGCGTCGACGAAGCGCACGATGTCGAACGACGTCGCGCCGGCTTCGAACAGGTCGGCGTCGGGTTCGGGCGCAGCCGTCGAGAACGTGTCCGACCACAGTGCCGCGAGCACGGCAGCCGCATGCGACGCTTGCGACACTGCAGCGGCGTGTTGATCGCGGCCGGACGCCGGCGAGACGGCGTGCGTATCGGGCGCGCCGAGCGCCGCTTCCGATGCGCCGGCAAAGCGCGCGACTTCGTCGTGATAGACGTCGACGAGCGCATCGACGAGGCCGCGGTCGAGCAGTTCGTCCGCATACGAGAACGCGGCGCTCACGCGGCCGTCCGGATGTTCGACGACGTCGAGCTCCAGCGTGAACACGACGCGATGGCGCACGTCGTCGAAATCCTCCAGCGACAGTCCGGCCCAGTCGCGTGCGGCAGCACCCGTCGGGCGCAGGTAGTTGAACATCACCTGGAACAGCGGATTGGCCTGCGCGGCGCGCGGCGCGCGCAGCGCGGCGACGACGTCGGCAAACGGCACGTCGGCATGCGCGTATGCGGCGAGCGCCGTGTCGCGCACCTGTGCGAGCACGTCCGCACGGCGGGCGGCCGGGTCGATGCGCGTGCGCACGACGACCGAATTGATGAACAGGCCGAGCGCGGCGCGCGCTGCGTCGCCGGTCAGCTCGCGCGTCGACGCGAGCACGCCGACCGGCTGGTCGGCCGCGCCCGTCGCACGGAACAGCGCGGTGTTGAGCGCCGCGTGCAGCAGCATCGGCAGCGTCGCATGCGCGGCCGATGCGGCATCGCGTGCGGCACGGATCAGCGATGCGTCGAATTCGAACGCGATGCGCGCCGCGCGCCATTGCGGCACGGCCGGCGCATCTTCACGCTGCGGCAGCACGCGCGACGGTAGGTCGGCCAGCGCATCGCGCCAATACGCGACGCGGGCCGGATGGCACGGTGCGGGCAGCACGAGCGGTACGGCCGGTTGGATGGCGGCTTCTGCAGATGCGCCGCCGCGCACGCGAGCGACATAACGCGCACGCACCGCGTCGAGCCACAGCTCGATCGAATCGCCATCCGACACGATGTGATGGATCGTCACCGACAGCACATGATCGTCCGCGCCGAGACGCAGCACGCGCGCGCGCCACAGCGGCGTGCCGGCAGCGAGATCGAACGGCGTCAGCGCGTCTGCGTCGGTCAGCGCCGTCGCGCGGGCGAGCGCATCGGGCTGTGCCGACAGGTCGATGACCGGCAGCGTGACCGACGCAACGTCATCGATCCGCTGCCCCGGCAGCGCACCGTCGCGGACGACGAGCCGCGCGCGCAGCGCCGGATGCACGGCGGCCGCATCCGAGAAAGCGCCGCGCAGCGCATCGATGTCGAGCGGGCCGCGCACGCGCAGCGCGACCGGAATGTTGTAGGCGGCGCTGTCCGGCTGCGCGCGCCACAGGAACCACAGGCCGAGCTGCGCGGGCGACAGCGGCCACACGCCGTGCACGTCGGGTTTGGCGAGCGCGACGCCCGGCGCCGCGGCGCCCGCATGCTCGGCGCGCGGCGCATCGGCCACCTGCAGCGCGTACTGCGCGAGCACGGGTGCCTCGAACAGCGCGCGCACCGGCACGTCACGGCCGAGTCGCTCGGCCACGCGCGTCGCGACGCGCACGGCGGCGAGCGAATGGCCGCCGAGATCGAAGAAGTGATCGCCGCGCCCGACACGCTCGAGATTCAGCACGTCGCACCAGATCGCCGCGAGCGCGGCTTCGTCGCCGTCGTGCGGCGCTTCGTACGCGCGCTCGACACGCACGGGCGCCGGCAGCCGCGCACGATCGACCTTGCTGTTCGCGTTGCGCGGCAGCGCGTCGAGCACGATCAGTTGCGCGGGCACCATGTAGTCGGGCAGCGTGCGGCGCAGGTGCGCGTCGAGCGTCGCGGCTTCGACGGGTTGAGCGGCCGCCTGCGCGTCGGCAGTCAGCTCGACGTACGCGACGAGCTGTGCAAGTGCGCCCTGCCCGTGCACGACCGCGCACGCTTCGCGCACCGCGTCGTGCGCGGCAAGCTGCGCCTCGATTTCACCGAGTTCGATGCGCAGCCCGCGCAGCTTCACCTGATGGTCGACGCGGCCGATGAAGTCGAACACGCCGTCTGCGCGGCGGCGCACGAGGTCGCCCGTGCGGTACAGGCGCGCACCCGGCGCGCCGTACGGATCGGGCACGAAACGCTCGGCCGTCAGCGCCGGGCGGTCGAGATAACCGCGCGCGACGCCGATCCCCTCGCCGCCCAGGTACAACTCGCCGATCACGCCGACCGGCAGCGGATGCAGCCGCTCGTCGAGCACGTGCGCGGTGCGCGCGCCGACCAGCGTGCCGATCGGCAAATACGCGGCATCGCCGAGCTTCGCGAGATCGTCGCCGGGCCGGAACATCCACAACGTCGGCGTGATGACCGTCTCGGTCGGGCCGTAGCCGTTGACCACGCGCACGTTCGGCAGCGCGCGGCGCAGCATCGCGAACGCCTCGCGCGAGGTCGCCTCGCCGCCGACGGTCAGCGAACGCAGCGTCGGCGGCGCGCCGTGCGCGAGCGCCCATTCGGCGAGCTGCGCGGCGCAACCGGGCGGCACGTAGGTCATCGTCACGCCGTCGCGGACCATCATCGCGCAGGTCTGCGCGGGCGGCCACAGCACGTCGGCCGTCACCGAGACGGCGGCGCCCGACATGTATTGCGAAAACCAGCCTTCGTGCGCGCCGTCGAAGTTGACCGACTGGAACAGCAGGAACACGTCGTTCTCGCCTGCGCCATAGCGCTCGGCGATCGCCGCGCAATGCAGCGCGAACGACGCATGGTCGACGATCACGCCCTTCGGCTTGCCGGTCGAACCCGACGTGTAGATCGCGTACGCCGCATGGCCCGGCAGCACGTCGGGCAGCGCGATATCGGCCGCTTCGTCGAGCGCGTCGATTTCATCGGCGCGCCAGACGCGCAGCGACGGCAGCTCGGGCAGCGACGCGGCGCTTGCGCCGTCGGTCAGCACGTGCGCGATGTTCGCATCGCCGACGATCTGCGCGAGCCGTTCGCGCGGGTGAGCCGGATCGAGCGGCACGAACGCGGCGCCCGACTTCAGCACCGCGATCAGCGCGACGAGCAGATCCACCGAGCGCTGCAGCGCCACGCCGACGCGCATCTCCGGCCGCACGCCGGCCGCGACCAGATGGCGCGCCAGGCGCGCGGCGCGCGCATCGACTTCGCCGCGTGTC
This genomic interval carries:
- a CDS encoding type II toxin-antitoxin system VapC family toxin, with translation MTTLYMLDTNICSFIMRERPPVVLSQLQSCVNAQHRIVVSAITYAEMRFGAVGRKASPKHAELVTAFVSRLDGVLSWDTAAVDATAVIRSDLAARGTPIGANDASIAGHAIAAGAVLVTNNGREFGRVAGLLLEDWAA
- a CDS encoding GNAT family N-acetyltransferase; amino-acid sequence: MEDTLTKPAGAADAVEGEVAAALDGAAHGQAAPVAEHTLDAWRPDDSTDALLAAFVALFNTDTRHDAATVSVPLAGADPAAVASYVARAVREGVIDGAQAAGDMLRLTVSRTTFWQNPRPWLKAPASGGMPLRYAITNGHRHPVRPPSPAGEIYARYMPQVGMTFSLRTVDVDAHADLFSGWMNLDRVAHFWDQRGTRDEHAAYLTERLADPHMHPMIGYFDDKPFGYFEFYWAKEDRLAPFYDAHDYDRGLHLLIGDSRFQSAGKLHAWWSGVLHYMFVDESRTQRLVGEPRVDHVRHIAYMHRLGFYTLKEFDFPHKRAALTVIERDTFFDTFRLP
- the vapB gene encoding type II toxin-antitoxin system VapB family antitoxin, with the translated sequence MRTVSIFKNARNQAIRIPKDMEFEGVTELEIRREGDTLLLRPVRPTWLSFASEPLADTDFLAERPAVIESGRFDLSGGDAAPTESGQ
- a CDS encoding type IV toxin-antitoxin system AbiEi family antitoxin, whose product is MPENATLPMSEQQVLDEACAAFARATRRFRARPVRVPAAYNAHADAMIRFDVAGQAFEMPAAVSLRVDSLQDALAALRRRGGGTAMPGERPLMLVAPYLSTELAAGLTDQAIPFLDTAGNACLIQPEATVMIAGRPRPARMPRRQASRATTPKGLAVMFALATQPGLVAQPYRAIAAASGVALGTVNLAMDDLIERGLVGQRRNGERLIPDWPRFVQEWVALYPSRLRAKLPSRRFASLAPGWWRGFDFASFDARLGGEPAADLLTHDLKPAAITVYTHGAVSNRLLLQARLRPDARGDVEILEAFWPHTPALDWREQDVPLVPPLLIYADLVSSGDSRNLAAAEQIHDRYLAHPPA
- a CDS encoding nucleotidyl transferase AbiEii/AbiGii toxin family protein, which translates into the protein MTDTLPILPLEVDERRPLEPAAVALLQAVGTACARLDAAFVVAGATARDILMWHVHGIRPMRATRDVDVAVCAVSWPFHERLVDALVATGQFTRAPKQQQKLLFDSGTRGFRTELDLVPFGPLETPPGEIAWPPAGEFVLNVLGFQEAVDTAQPVSVDARTVVPVASLPALALLKLLAWKDRRARQNSDAYDLLFLLRNFHDAGNRERVWEVAPDLLEAHAFQPGLAAAALLARDAKRIASPHTRDAVRALLSDEATYAALGQDLLARAFALLPGEFSDDADRYLDAFRNAFLVDPPAPRA
- a CDS encoding N(5)-hydroxyornithine transformylase PvdF, encoding MPKKNLVYIQSLRNGAADRAGQPVAYQGGTRYMKAPLEFLVERLNDSPLGERYTLKGVIVDDDEGSPADRAKVADYGFARTPGRPWILPDGLTVQGRPVDELFCSIPSTYRRLPRDARERVAGKQAFERRLLERLLELDAEIVVLDGLLVILDELVRPGARFHRRIANIHPGITADDSPYQRRGAWATLDALHGARGERVDWASGATSSVEPVTMTGASFHYVDNGIDSGEVICDVLDTPIAPDDTILELRWNNFQRSLFPALEQGLHVLADRHDAGAL